A region from the Kribbella shirazensis genome encodes:
- the istB gene encoding IS21-like element helper ATPase IstB, whose translation MTATKPTVKAAASTEAVKQITYLAAALKAPRITEAATRLADQARDAGWTHEDYLAAVLEREVSARNSSGARLRIRAAGFGAVKTLEDFDFDAQPTIRQQVAALASGGFLTEARNVVLLGPPGTGKTHLATALGVAAARHGHRVLFATATDWVTRLTDAHRAGKLPQELTRLRRYGLIIVDEVGYLPFEQDAANLFFQLVSSRYEHASLILTSNLPFSGWGGVFGDQAVAAAMIDRIVHHADVLTLKGASYRLRGRGIDSLPSIRTTTGETES comes from the coding sequence ATGACCGCTACCAAGCCGACCGTGAAGGCCGCTGCGAGCACGGAGGCGGTCAAGCAGATCACCTACCTCGCCGCCGCACTGAAAGCGCCACGAATCACCGAGGCCGCCACCCGGCTGGCCGACCAAGCCCGTGACGCCGGCTGGACTCATGAGGACTACCTCGCCGCGGTCCTCGAACGCGAAGTCAGCGCCCGCAATTCATCCGGCGCCCGACTACGAATCCGTGCCGCTGGGTTCGGTGCGGTCAAGACACTGGAGGACTTCGACTTCGACGCCCAGCCCACGATCCGGCAGCAAGTCGCCGCGCTCGCATCCGGTGGGTTCTTGACCGAGGCCCGCAACGTCGTGCTCCTCGGGCCGCCCGGCACCGGAAAGACCCACCTGGCCACCGCCTTGGGTGTCGCGGCCGCCCGGCACGGACACCGGGTGCTGTTCGCGACCGCGACCGACTGGGTCACCCGCCTCACCGACGCCCACCGCGCCGGCAAGCTCCCCCAAGAGCTCACCCGGCTGCGGCGCTACGGGCTGATCATCGTTGACGAGGTCGGCTACCTGCCCTTCGAACAAGACGCCGCGAACCTGTTCTTCCAGCTCGTCTCGTCCCGCTACGAACACGCCTCGCTGATCCTGACCTCAAACCTGCCGTTCTCCGGCTGGGGAGGCGTCTTCGGAGACCAAGCCGTCGCCGCCGCGATGATCGACCGGATCGTCCACCACGCCGACGTTCTCACGTTGAAGGGGGCCAGCTATCGCCTCCGCGGACGCGGCATCGACAGCCTGCCCAGCATCCGCACCACCACCGGGGAAACCGAGTCCTAG
- a CDS encoding ATP-binding protein yields the protein MSDDLEPRAEPESPLGRVLPRHARALIEEAMADTRVVLVNGARQSGKSTLVRLVGAAVDAEWYTFDDTDIREAAREDPREFVAGMKPMIIDEIQRLPELLLSIKSRVDERQVSGQFLLTGSARVLGLRTLPDALPGRMETIELWPFAQGEIDGRPDRFIDAIFTHGPDLRHVSSLERADYADRVVRGGFPEAVARDQPRRRQRFFDSYVSNLVTRDVSQVGEIEKVGEMAKLVRLIAARSGGQLVINELAGKAGLANHTVARYVSLLQEIFLIKLIPAWSRNLSTRVTGTPKVAVTDSGIAANLLGAEAAQFKRPGSSFGPLLEGFVLMELARQQSWNDTRVDLYHYRTRDQVEVDAVLENRRGEVVGIEVKASSTPRSDDFRGLRHLQDRLGDDFIAGVVLHTGQHTLPFGPKLRAMPISALWEMKP from the coding sequence GTGAGCGATGATCTGGAACCCCGGGCCGAGCCTGAGTCACCGTTGGGGCGCGTCCTGCCACGCCATGCGCGTGCGCTGATAGAGGAGGCGATGGCCGATACCCGGGTTGTTCTGGTGAACGGTGCGCGGCAGAGCGGCAAGAGCACGCTCGTGCGGCTGGTCGGGGCCGCGGTGGACGCGGAGTGGTACACCTTCGACGACACCGATATCCGTGAGGCGGCCCGTGAGGACCCCAGGGAGTTCGTTGCCGGGATGAAGCCGATGATCATTGACGAGATCCAGCGGCTGCCGGAGCTTCTCCTTTCGATCAAGTCCCGGGTTGACGAGCGGCAGGTGTCTGGTCAGTTCCTGCTGACGGGTTCTGCGCGGGTGCTTGGGCTGCGGACGTTGCCGGATGCGCTTCCGGGGCGGATGGAGACGATCGAGCTGTGGCCGTTCGCACAAGGTGAGATCGACGGCAGACCGGATCGTTTCATCGACGCGATCTTCACGCATGGACCCGATCTGCGCCACGTGTCGAGTCTCGAGCGGGCCGACTACGCCGACCGTGTGGTGCGGGGCGGTTTTCCGGAGGCGGTGGCGCGTGATCAGCCGCGCCGGCGGCAAAGGTTCTTCGACTCCTACGTCAGCAATCTCGTCACGCGCGATGTCAGCCAAGTCGGCGAGATCGAGAAGGTCGGCGAGATGGCGAAGCTGGTCCGGTTGATCGCGGCTCGTTCTGGTGGGCAGTTGGTGATCAATGAGCTGGCTGGCAAGGCGGGGCTGGCTAATCACACGGTCGCGCGCTATGTGAGCCTGCTGCAAGAGATCTTCTTGATCAAGCTGATCCCCGCCTGGTCGCGCAACCTCAGCACCAGAGTCACCGGCACGCCGAAGGTCGCCGTGACCGACTCAGGGATCGCGGCGAATCTCTTGGGAGCCGAAGCCGCGCAGTTCAAGCGACCGGGGAGCTCGTTCGGGCCGCTGCTCGAAGGCTTCGTGTTGATGGAGCTCGCCAGACAACAGAGCTGGAACGACACACGTGTCGATCTCTACCACTACCGCACCCGCGACCAGGTCGAGGTCGACGCCGTACTGGAGAACCGCCGCGGCGAAGTGGTGGGCATAGAGGTCAAGGCATCATCGACCCCACGCTCCGACGACTTCCGCGGCCTACGGCATCTCCAGGATCGACTCGGCGACGACTTCATCGCCGGCGTGGTTCTACACACCGGCCAGCACACGCTACCGTTCGGTCCCAAGCTACGTGCCATGCCGATCAGTGCGCTCTGGGAAATGAAGCCGTGA
- the istA gene encoding IS21 family transposase: protein MITLEDWALIRRLAAEGVPKARIAERLGISRTTVIKAVNSDCPPRYVRRPGPTSFTAFEPAVRALLAEVPDMPATVLAERVGWTGSIRWFRENVKRLRPEHRPVDPSDRLVWLPGDAAQCDLWFPPRKIPLEDGTAKLLPVLVITSAHSRFSTGRMIPTRKTEDLLLGTWELIQQLGRVPRRLLWDNEPGIGRGQRRAEGVASFMGTLATKLVLLPPRDPESKGVVERRNGWFETSFMPGRRFTSPADFNDQFTDWLTQANARVVRTIKAAPADLVDADRAAMLALPPIPLHLGWRNKIRLGRDYYVRLDTNDYSVDPAVIGRMVDVAADLDRVRVRCEGRVVAEHPRVWARGTTVTDPGHVETSAWLRKQFQQPRAVASADDLARDLSDYDRAFGLTTEEGIS from the coding sequence GTGATCACTTTGGAGGACTGGGCGCTGATCAGGAGGTTGGCTGCTGAGGGGGTGCCGAAGGCGCGGATCGCTGAGCGTTTGGGGATCTCGCGGACGACGGTGATCAAGGCGGTGAACTCGGATTGCCCGCCGCGGTATGTGCGCAGGCCTGGGCCGACGTCGTTCACGGCGTTCGAGCCGGCGGTGCGGGCGCTGCTGGCCGAGGTTCCGGACATGCCGGCGACGGTGCTGGCCGAGCGGGTGGGCTGGACTGGGTCGATCCGGTGGTTCCGCGAGAACGTGAAACGGCTGCGGCCCGAGCATCGTCCGGTCGACCCATCGGACCGGTTGGTCTGGTTGCCGGGCGATGCCGCGCAGTGTGATCTGTGGTTCCCGCCGCGCAAGATCCCGCTCGAGGACGGCACCGCGAAGCTGTTGCCGGTGCTGGTGATCACCTCCGCGCACTCGCGGTTCAGCACCGGCCGGATGATCCCGACCCGTAAGACCGAAGACTTGCTGTTGGGCACGTGGGAGCTGATCCAGCAACTCGGACGGGTCCCGCGCCGGCTGCTCTGGGACAACGAGCCTGGCATCGGCCGCGGCCAGCGCAGGGCCGAGGGCGTCGCGTCGTTCATGGGCACGTTGGCCACCAAGTTGGTGCTGCTGCCGCCGAGGGACCCGGAGTCCAAGGGGGTGGTCGAGCGCCGCAACGGCTGGTTCGAGACCTCGTTCATGCCCGGCCGCAGGTTCACCTCGCCGGCGGACTTCAACGACCAGTTCACCGACTGGCTGACACAGGCGAACGCGCGGGTGGTGCGCACCATCAAGGCCGCGCCGGCCGACCTGGTCGACGCCGATCGGGCGGCGATGCTGGCGTTGCCGCCGATCCCGCTGCACCTGGGCTGGCGCAACAAGATCCGGTTGGGCCGTGACTACTACGTCCGGCTCGACACCAACGACTACTCCGTCGACCCGGCCGTGATCGGCCGGATGGTCGATGTCGCCGCAGATCTCGACCGTGTCCGGGTCCGCTGCGAGGGCCGCGTCGTGGCCGAACACCCCCGCGTCTGGGCCAGAGGAACCACCGTCACCGACCCCGGGCATGTCGAGACCTCCGCCTGGTTGCGCAAGCAGTTCCAACAACCCCGCGCCGTTGCCAGCGCAGACGACCTGGCCCGGGACCTGAGCGATTACGACCGCGCATTCGGGCTCACCACCGAGGAAGGAATCAGCTGA